One stretch of Bombina bombina isolate aBomBom1 chromosome 7, aBomBom1.pri, whole genome shotgun sequence DNA includes these proteins:
- the LOC128635691 gene encoding E3 ubiquitin/ISG15 ligase TRIM25-like translates to MACADLREELTCSVCQSLYIDPEPLSCWYNCFLRCFNKTRNNQDEGEHFCPECKLSSNTEQQNIAETFQPTEPVNETGIFCTYCTHPATKSCLMCEESFCGIHLRSHSRSEEHVLTEPTTSLGNRKCSKHNKLLLYYCTEDADCIFVSCSLAGEHRGHQVELLNEASEKKKEKLRDVLQKLTTKREEAEKRVQSLQEHRTGVQKKAAGVADQHSALIRDIRKQLVDLEKRVLSEVTWQKQDVLLPSFNLIQKLKKEKDELTRKICHFEELCNMTDPLTVRQEQESHRDDFCGAEKEDDEVTQKGDNKVTGGHFDEGQISVTLYTGLADIVYDVKREIYMKVTSDILLDINSARNDVTVSDDLKTALWSDVDHQRPDTPERFTYFPQVLSSTTFSSGRHYWEVETSELGHYRIGMWCSSMRRKGDESAIGDNNKSWCLYRWGWRILSVVHDSVRTDLLHRLSCDRLGILLDYEAGRLSFYELCVPIRHLYTFTATFTEPLHAAFYVWDNALVRIKS, encoded by the coding sequence ATGGCGTGTGCTGATCTGAGAGAGGAGCTAACTTGTTCTGTCTGCCAGAGCCTTTATATAGATCCTGAACCTCTCAGCTGTTGGTATAACTGCTTCCTGAGGTGTTTTAATAAAACAAGGAACAACCAGGATGAGGGGGAGCATTTCTGTCCTGAATGTAAACTCAGTAGCAACACCGAGCAGCAAAATATAGCAGAGACTTTTCAACCTACTGAGCCTGTAAATGAGACTGGGATCTTCTGCACTTACTGTACTCACCCTGCTACTAAATCATGTCTGATGTGTGAGGAGTCTTTTTGTGGTATCCACCTGAGGTCACACAGCAGATCTGAGGAACACGTCTTAACTGAACCCACCACTTCCttgggtaacagaaaatgctccaaacATAACAAGCTCctgttatattactgcactgaggatgctgacTGTATCTTTGTGTCCTGCTCCCtagccggagagcacaggggacaccaggtggagctgctgaatgaggcttctgagaagaagaaagagaaactgAGAGATGTtttgcagaaactgaccacaaagagagaggaggctgagaaaagagtccagagtctgcaggagCACAGGACAGGAGTGCaaaagaaagcagctggtgtaGCAGACCAACACagtgccctgattagggacatcaggaaacaactggtagacctagagaagcgagtcctgagtgaggtCACCTGGCAGAAACAGGACGTTTTACTCCCAAGCTTTAATCTGATCCAGAAGCTGAAAAAAGAGAAGGACGAGctgaccaggaagatttgtcattttgaggagctgtgcaacatgactgacccattaactgtccgacaagaacaggaatcacacagagatgacttTTGTGGTGCTGAGAAGGAAGATGATGAGGTCACACAGAAAGGTGATAACAAGGTGACTGGGGGGCATTTCGATGAGGGTCAGATCTCAGTGACCTTATATACAGGTTTAGCTGATATTGTGTATGATGTAAAGAGAGAGATCTATATGAAGGTGACATCAGACATATTACTGGATATAAATTCAGCTCGTAATGATGTGACTGTATCTGATGACTTGAAGACTGCATTGTGGTCAGATGTAGACCATCAGCGACCAGACACACCTGAGAGATTTACATATTTTCCTCAGGTATTAAGTAGTACAACCTTTTCTTCAGGACGCCATTACTGGGAAGTGGAGACCAGTGAATTGGGGCACTACAGAATAGGGATGTGGTGCAGTAGTATGAGGAGGAAAGGAGATGAATCTGCGATAGGAGACAATAACAAGTCCTGGTGTTTGTACAGATGGGGGTGGAGAATCCTTTCAGTGGTACATGACTCAGTACGTACTGATTTGCTTCACCGTCTATCATGTGACAGATTAGGAATACTGCTGGACTATGAGGCTGGGCGTCTGTCCTTTTATGAGCTATGTGTCCCGATCAGACACTTATACACCTTCACTGCCACCTTCACTGAGCCTCTTCATGCTGCATTTTATGTATGGGATAATGCCTTGGTGAGAATCAAGTCCTAG